The Mucilaginibacter gracilis genomic interval TTAACGACCATATGGAAACCAGCGTTAAAGGTGTTTACGCTATTGGCGATGTGGTGCGCGGTGCTATGCTTGCCCACAAGGCCGAAGATGAAGGTACTTTTGTTGCCGAAACTATTGCTGGCCAAAAGCCGCATATTAACTACAACCTGATACCGGGCGTAGTTTATACCTGGCCCGAAGTTGCCAGCGTTGGCCAAACCGAAGAGCAGTTGAAAGAAAAAGGCGTAAAATACAAAACAGGATCGTTCCCGTTTAAAGCCAGCGGCAGGGCCGTAGCCAGTGGTGATATGGACGGTTTTGTAAAGGTTTTGGCCGATAGCACTACCGACGAGATTTTAGGTGTACATATAATAGGCCCGCGTGCCGCCGATATGATTGCCGAAGCCGTTGTTGCTATGGAATACCGCGCCAGCGCCGAGGATATTAGCCGCATGAGCCATGCGCACCCAACCTATACCGAAGCTATGCGCGAAGCTTGTTTGGCAGCTACGGATAACAGGCCGATACATATTTAATTAGGATTTCGGAATTTCGATTTCGGATTTATTGATAAAACAATTACTGCAGCTTTATATTTAATATAAAGCTGCTTTTTTATAAGCCTATGGAAGTTTTGATTGATATCGGGATTCTCATTATAACCATTGCCGGGATGGAGGCAATGTCGTGGGCAATTCATAAGTACTTGTTTCATGGGCCGCTGTGGTTTATTCATAAAACGCACCATCAGCAACGGCACGGCTGGCTGGAGTTGAATGATGTTTTTAGTTTGGGCTTTTCGGCTTTTGCTTTGTGGCTGATGTGGCTGGGGCATTTGGGTTTAGATTGTCGCTTTTGGATAGGTGGAGGCATTAGCACATACG includes:
- a CDS encoding sterol desaturase family protein, coding for MEVLIDIGILIITIAGMEAMSWAIHKYLFHGPLWFIHKTHHQQRHGWLELNDVFSLGFSAFALWLMWLGHLGLDCRFWIGGGISTYGIIYFVFHDWFIHNRFKAFKTNNKYLLRIRRAHKIHHKSMEKEPAEEFGLLVTEKKYL